A region of Shewanella psychromarinicola DNA encodes the following proteins:
- a CDS encoding alpha/beta fold hydrolase, with translation MIQLSEWQQQGQYLLINGQQIFTRQAGDCKAPALLLIHGFPSASWDWEGMWYELTQHYYVITLDMLGFGLSDKPKNSAYLISDQADIYQACLYKLGVSEYHILAHDYGDTVAQELLARQIDGCSPLTIESVCFLNGGLFPETHKPLFIQKLLLSPLGVLVSKLINKQKFANNLQHIFGPSTPPSPEAIDTLWQLLTHNDGLSVMHKLIHYITQRQQYRERWVGAIINSKIPIKLIAGALDPISGQHMIDHYRDLIPNANVTEMLTLGHYPHIEDAQAITTAYLQFRHSIE, from the coding sequence ATGATCCAATTGAGCGAGTGGCAGCAGCAGGGACAATACCTTCTCATTAACGGTCAGCAAATTTTTACCCGTCAAGCGGGGGATTGTAAGGCGCCTGCATTATTGCTCATTCATGGTTTTCCTAGCGCCAGTTGGGATTGGGAAGGCATGTGGTATGAATTAACCCAGCACTATTATGTGATCACTCTGGATATGTTGGGTTTTGGCTTATCAGATAAACCCAAAAATTCGGCATATTTAATAAGCGACCAAGCCGATATTTATCAGGCATGCTTATACAAGCTAGGTGTCAGTGAATATCATATTTTAGCTCATGATTACGGTGACACTGTCGCGCAAGAGTTGTTAGCGAGGCAAATTGACGGCTGTAGTCCATTGACCATCGAGAGTGTGTGCTTTTTAAATGGTGGTTTGTTTCCTGAAACCCATAAACCGCTATTCATTCAGAAGTTGTTGTTGTCGCCGTTAGGGGTTTTGGTGTCTAAACTGATCAACAAACAAAAGTTTGCCAATAATCTACAACACATATTTGGGCCGTCGACACCACCTTCGCCAGAAGCGATCGACACTCTATGGCAATTATTAACCCACAATGACGGTTTGTCGGTGATGCATAAATTGATTCACTACATTACTCAGCGACAACAATACCGTGAGCGTTGGGTGGGTGCCATTATCAACAGTAAGATACCGATAAAGCTGATCGCCGGAGCGCTCGATCCGATCTCGGGTCAGCATATGATCGATCATTATCGAGATTTGATCCCCAATGCCAATGTCACTGAAATGCTAACCTTAGGCCACTACCCGCACATCGAAGATGCACAAGCCATTACCACGGCCTATTTACAATTTAGACATAGCATTGAGTGA
- a CDS encoding flavin reductase family protein, with protein sequence MSADNRYFYEPSKGHGLPHNPLNAIIGPRPIGWIASRNAQGQRNLAPYSFFNCFNYDPPIIGFASTGWKDSVANIVETGEFVWNLTTRSLAEQMNQTSAALPHGTDEFEFAGLTPIAGNIVKADRIAQSPVSFECKLSQCIQLTAANGDKIDSWLVLGEVVAVHIEKHLLSAEGIYQTALAEPVLRAGGPSAYYGISDQLRFDLHRPTV encoded by the coding sequence ATGAGTGCTGATAATCGCTATTTTTATGAACCAAGCAAAGGCCATGGTCTACCACATAACCCACTAAATGCCATTATAGGCCCGCGCCCAATTGGTTGGATTGCCTCTCGTAATGCCCAAGGCCAGCGAAACCTCGCGCCTTATAGTTTCTTTAACTGCTTTAATTACGATCCGCCCATTATCGGTTTTGCCAGTACCGGCTGGAAAGACAGCGTCGCCAATATTGTTGAAACCGGCGAGTTTGTGTGGAACTTAACCACCCGCAGTTTAGCCGAGCAAATGAATCAAACCTCTGCGGCATTACCTCATGGCACCGATGAATTTGAATTTGCAGGATTAACCCCAATAGCAGGCAACATAGTTAAGGCTGATCGTATTGCACAAAGCCCTGTTAGCTTCGAATGCAAACTGTCGCAATGCATCCAGCTAACGGCAGCAAATGGTGACAAAATTGATAGCTGGCTAGTGTTAGGTGAAGTCGTGGCGGTGCATATTGAAAAGCACTTACTCAGCGCCGAAGGGATTTATCAAACGGCATTAGCTGAACCGGTATTACGTGCTGGCGGTCCATCTGCCTATTATGGTATTTCAGACCAGTTACGCTTTGATTTACACCGCCCAACGGTGTAA
- a CDS encoding IS630 family transposase, with protein sequence MKQITLSPEQKVALETRHKSSSDRRECDRIKAILLRDENWPTPMIAQALRIHETTVVRYIDAYAHDQKLTCNSGGSLSYLSQEQTELLIAHLCEVTYLHSHQIVAYISEQFQIKYTVSGLNKWLHKHQFSYKNPKGVPHKFDEDKQTAFIEYYEQLKSSLTPDEPLLFMDAVHPTQATKITAGWIKKGVDKPIETTGSRTRINVVGAIRLGHLTEAVIEQYSKTVNGASIIDFLNQIRARYSTSGVIHLVLDGAGYHRNALVVKEAEHLNITLHYLPPYSPNLNPIERLWKVMNKHARNGQYFATTKEFRRKITDFFSITLPDIADTLGDTINDNFQKLKTAV encoded by the coding sequence ATGAAACAAATTACACTCTCGCCAGAACAAAAAGTAGCATTGGAAACTCGACATAAAAGCTCGAGTGATAGGCGTGAGTGTGATCGCATTAAAGCCATTTTACTACGCGATGAAAATTGGCCAACGCCAATGATTGCCCAAGCGTTACGTATTCACGAAACGACCGTAGTTCGATACATTGATGCCTATGCTCACGACCAAAAACTCACGTGTAATAGTGGCGGCTCCTTAAGTTATCTGAGTCAAGAGCAAACTGAACTATTGATTGCACACCTGTGTGAGGTGACCTACTTGCATAGCCATCAAATAGTCGCTTATATCTCAGAACAATTTCAGATTAAGTACACAGTGTCAGGCCTCAATAAATGGCTGCATAAACATCAGTTCAGCTATAAAAACCCTAAAGGGGTTCCTCACAAATTTGATGAAGACAAACAAACGGCTTTCATTGAATATTATGAGCAACTAAAATCCTCGTTAACCCCTGATGAACCGTTATTATTTATGGATGCGGTTCATCCGACCCAAGCCACAAAAATCACCGCTGGCTGGATAAAAAAAGGCGTTGATAAACCGATAGAAACGACGGGAAGCCGAACCCGTATTAACGTGGTTGGTGCAATCCGACTTGGTCACTTAACAGAAGCGGTCATTGAGCAATATAGCAAAACGGTTAACGGTGCATCCATCATCGATTTTTTAAACCAAATTAGAGCGCGTTACTCAACAAGTGGTGTTATCCATTTGGTGCTTGATGGCGCTGGATACCATCGAAATGCCTTAGTGGTTAAAGAGGCTGAACATCTGAATATAACATTGCATTACCTGCCACCTTATAGTCCAAATTTAAACCCAATAGAACGATTGTGGAAGGTAATGAATAAGCATGCGAGGAATGGGCAATACTTCGCAACGACAAAAGAATTCCGACGAAAAATCACTGACTTTTTTAGCATCACCCTCCCCGATATTGCCGATACACTCGGTGATACAATTAATGATAACTTTCAGAAATTAAAAACTGCAGTTTGA
- a CDS encoding sulfite exporter TauE/SafE family protein, with the protein MLTDPLFWLVAIPAVLITGISKSGFAGGAGGLTVPLLALAISPATAAAVMLPLLVYMDFLSVRSWWGKHNTAQLWILLPAAIVGIVVAYLLFDQLNEQYLRGILGEISLGFGIYGLTLGEWSQGKLSSFIGQVCGTIAGFTSFVAHAGGPPLNAYLIPLRLAKTEYLGTAVVFFAVVNMVKLIPYSMLGQINGSNLLISVSLAPIAWIGVKLGLRIQDKFNDKQFKKIILSLMIIVGLRLLWTALMA; encoded by the coding sequence GTGTTAACAGATCCGTTATTTTGGTTAGTGGCTATTCCGGCAGTGTTAATCACTGGTATATCAAAATCAGGTTTTGCTGGCGGTGCAGGCGGATTAACCGTCCCGTTGTTGGCATTAGCGATTAGCCCAGCAACCGCGGCAGCGGTGATGTTACCGTTATTAGTTTACATGGATTTTTTAAGTGTGCGTTCTTGGTGGGGAAAACACAATACCGCGCAACTGTGGATTTTATTGCCTGCTGCCATTGTCGGTATCGTGGTGGCTTATCTGTTATTTGATCAACTTAACGAGCAATATTTACGCGGTATATTAGGAGAGATTTCGTTAGGGTTTGGTATTTATGGCCTCACTTTAGGTGAATGGTCACAAGGTAAACTGTCCTCGTTCATTGGCCAAGTTTGCGGCACTATTGCAGGCTTTACTAGCTTTGTAGCCCATGCCGGCGGGCCACCATTAAATGCCTATTTAATTCCACTGCGTTTAGCCAAAACAGAATACTTGGGCACTGCGGTAGTCTTTTTTGCAGTGGTAAATATGGTCAAGTTAATTCCCTACAGCATGCTGGGACAAATCAATGGTAGCAATTTATTGATATCTGTATCGTTGGCGCCTATCGCTTGGATTGGGGTAAAACTGGGGCTGCGTATTCAAGATAAATTTAACGACAAACAGTTTAAGAAAATCATTCTCAGTTTAATGATAATAGTCGGTTTACGATTGCTGTGGACTGCATTAATGGCATAA
- a CDS encoding alkaline phosphatase family protein: MAQPIEAAIAQPEKPYVLLISIDGYRYDYNRLHKPKHLSEFARHAAQVTRFKPSFPTVTFPNHITLVTGLYPAHHGIVSNRFYNHTLQQPYGLNIKQALTDGRFYHGVPLWSLAGQQGLKSASYFWPGSEAKIAGHRPDYWLPYKDDAANNQRVQQVLQWFNLAEDQRPQFVTLYFSDVDTAGHLYGPTSDNTYQAVQNVDQAIGQLLTGIKALPFKVNVIITSDHGMTKVDGFERVYTDKLFAGNETLKDKFSFNNDAAFSLVTATGQNKQQDLAALEALTQKVPGLQFYRQQDIPANLHFSANPSIEDAVLISNQHYITSSDARAGRIGKHGYDANVITDMNTVLYP, encoded by the coding sequence TTGGCTCAGCCAATTGAAGCCGCAATAGCACAGCCCGAGAAACCCTATGTTTTGCTGATTTCTATTGATGGCTATCGATACGATTACAACCGTCTGCATAAACCCAAACATCTGAGCGAATTTGCTCGCCATGCAGCGCAAGTGACTCGCTTTAAGCCATCGTTTCCCACGGTAACGTTTCCTAACCACATTACCTTAGTCACAGGTTTGTATCCCGCCCATCACGGCATAGTGTCAAACCGTTTTTATAACCATACTCTGCAGCAGCCCTATGGGTTGAATATTAAACAAGCTTTGACCGATGGCCGCTTTTACCATGGGGTTCCATTATGGTCATTAGCGGGTCAACAAGGGTTAAAAAGTGCCAGCTATTTTTGGCCAGGTTCAGAAGCCAAAATTGCGGGTCACCGTCCAGATTATTGGCTGCCTTACAAAGATGATGCGGCAAATAATCAACGAGTACAGCAGGTGTTACAGTGGTTTAATTTGGCCGAAGATCAGCGTCCACAATTTGTGACCTTGTATTTTTCAGACGTTGATACTGCCGGGCATCTCTATGGTCCAACATCAGATAACACCTACCAAGCAGTGCAGAACGTTGACCAAGCCATAGGGCAATTACTGACTGGAATAAAAGCCTTACCCTTTAAAGTGAATGTAATTATCACCTCCGACCATGGCATGACTAAGGTTGACGGATTTGAACGTGTATATACCGACAAACTGTTTGCTGGCAATGAAACGTTAAAAGATAAATTTAGCTTTAACAACGATGCCGCATTTTCGTTAGTGACTGCGACAGGGCAAAACAAACAGCAAGACTTAGCCGCGTTAGAAGCATTAACCCAAAAGGTACCCGGTTTACAGTTTTATCGTCAGCAAGATATACCGGCCAATTTACACTTTAGCGCGAATCCCTCTATTGAAGATGCGGTACTGATCAGTAATCAACACTACATTACTAGTAGCGATGCACGGGCAGGGCGCATTGGTAAGCACGGCTACGATGCCAATGTGATTACCGACATGAATACTGTGTTATACCCGTGA